In one Halosimplex halophilum genomic region, the following are encoded:
- a CDS encoding DNA-directed RNA polymerase subunit B'', translating into MDIQDRRDISREYFSRERLAEHHFRSFNAFLNRGMQEVVDEKATIETDIGDKEGEEPVYVELGDVRVVTPRVREADGSEELLYPQEARLRNITYAAPVFMEMAIIKGGEEEEERVVDQTETKIGRMPVMVGSDKCNIAGFTREELIDIGEDPADPGGYFIVNGSERVLMTSEDLAPNKILAETDTKYGDTIEVAKTFSQRRGYRALVLVERQRDGLLEVSFPSVSGSINFVTLVRALGLESDEEIVHRVSEDPEIVKFMLENLEAAEVQTTEEAIEELGKRVASGQGKNYQLKRANYVIDRYLLPHLHEDGVEEEDVRINKAYYLCRMAEACFELALDRREADDKDHYANKRLKVSGDLMKDLFRTALNKLARDVKYQLERANMRNRQLSVSTVVRSDVLTERLEHPIATGNWVGGRSGVSQLVDRTDYMGVLSHLRRLRSPLSRSQPHFEARDLHATQWGRICPSETPEGPNCGLVKNFAQAMELSQNVEDEQGLKQELAAMGVSGIPGIESIDQQPADD; encoded by the coding sequence ATGGACATTCAGGACAGACGCGACATATCGCGCGAGTATTTCTCGAGGGAACGGCTCGCAGAACACCACTTCCGCTCGTTCAACGCGTTCCTCAACCGGGGGATGCAGGAGGTCGTCGACGAGAAGGCGACCATCGAGACGGACATCGGCGACAAGGAGGGCGAGGAGCCCGTCTACGTCGAGCTCGGGGACGTTCGGGTGGTCACGCCCCGCGTCCGGGAGGCCGACGGCTCCGAGGAGCTGCTCTACCCCCAGGAGGCCCGGCTGCGCAACATCACCTACGCCGCGCCCGTCTTCATGGAGATGGCGATCATCAAGGGCGGCGAGGAGGAGGAAGAGCGGGTCGTCGACCAGACCGAGACCAAGATCGGTCGCATGCCGGTCATGGTCGGCTCCGACAAGTGTAACATCGCCGGGTTCACGCGCGAGGAGCTGATCGACATCGGCGAGGACCCCGCCGATCCCGGCGGCTACTTCATCGTCAACGGCTCCGAGCGAGTGCTGATGACCAGCGAGGACCTCGCGCCGAACAAGATCCTCGCCGAGACCGACACGAAGTACGGCGACACCATCGAGGTCGCGAAGACCTTCTCCCAGCGCCGCGGCTACCGCGCCCTCGTGCTGGTCGAGCGCCAGCGCGACGGCCTGCTGGAAGTCTCGTTCCCGTCGGTCTCGGGCAGCATCAACTTCGTGACGCTCGTCCGGGCGCTCGGCCTGGAGAGCGACGAGGAGATCGTCCACCGCGTCTCCGAGGACCCGGAGATCGTGAAGTTCATGCTCGAAAATCTGGAGGCCGCGGAGGTCCAGACGACCGAGGAGGCCATCGAGGAGCTCGGCAAGCGCGTCGCCTCCGGCCAGGGCAAGAACTACCAGCTCAAGCGGGCCAACTACGTCATCGACCGCTACCTCCTGCCGCACCTCCACGAGGACGGCGTCGAGGAGGAGGACGTGCGCATCAACAAGGCGTACTACCTCTGTCGGATGGCCGAGGCGTGTTTCGAGCTCGCCCTCGACCGCCGCGAGGCCGACGACAAGGACCACTACGCCAACAAGCGCCTGAAGGTCTCGGGCGACCTGATGAAGGACCTGTTCCGGACGGCGCTGAACAAGCTCGCCCGGGACGTGAAGTACCAGCTGGAGCGCGCCAACATGCGCAACCGCCAGCTCTCGGTCTCGACGGTCGTGCGCTCGGACGTGCTGACCGAGCGGCTGGAACACCCCATCGCGACGGGCAACTGGGTCGGCGGCCGCTCGGGCGTGAGCCAGCTGGTCGACCGGACCGACTACATGGGGGTTCTCTCCCACCTGCGGCGGCTTCGGTCGCCGCTCAGCCGTTCGCAGCCGCACTTCGAGGCGCGGGACCTGCACGCGACCCAGTGGGGTCGCATCTGTCCCTCGGAGACGCCCGAGGGGCCGAACTGCGGCCTGGTGAAGAACTTCGCGCAGGCGATGGAGCTGTCACAGAACGTCGAGGACGAACAGGGACTGAAACAGGAACTGGCGGCGATGGGCGTCTCGGGCATCCCGGGCATCGAGTCCATCGACCAGCAGCCAGCGGACGACTAA
- a CDS encoding DNA-directed RNA polymerase subunit H yields MVDVSQHELVPDHTVLDGEEIEDVLEEYNVKKTDLPKIKRTDPALRDLEADVETGDVVQVTRDSRTTDRAVVYRLVVE; encoded by the coding sequence ATGGTAGACGTAAGCCAACACGAACTCGTTCCCGACCACACGGTCCTCGACGGCGAGGAGATCGAGGACGTGCTCGAGGAGTACAACGTCAAGAAAACCGACCTGCCGAAGATCAAGCGCACCGACCCCGCGCTGCGGGACCTGGAGGCCGACGTCGAGACGGGCGACGTGGTCCAGGTGACGCGGGACTCGCGGACGACCGACCGGGCAGTCGTATACCGACTCGTAGTGGAATAA
- a CDS encoding winged helix-turn-helix transcriptional regulator, with protein MVERLTKQVEKEERDLRILEAVIESGPIGIVRLAEETDVPEHKVRYSLRMLEDDGLIEPTPNGAIPADGLGERVDEMNDGIDDLVGRLEDLKDIF; from the coding sequence ATGGTGGAACGACTGACCAAACAGGTCGAGAAGGAGGAACGGGACCTGCGGATCCTGGAGGCGGTGATCGAGTCGGGACCGATCGGGATCGTCCGGCTGGCCGAGGAGACGGACGTGCCCGAACACAAGGTGCGCTACTCGCTGCGGATGCTGGAGGACGACGGGCTGATCGAGCCGACGCCGAACGGCGCGATCCCCGCCGACGGCCTCGGCGAGCGCGTCGACGAGATGAACGACGGGATCGACGACCTGGTCGGGCGACTCGAAGACCTCAAGGACATCTTCTGA
- a CDS encoding sugar phosphate nucleotidyltransferase, protein MKAVIPAAGRGTRLRPRTEDRPKPLVAVGDRPLLSHGLDALAELGVTEFVVVVGYRKEAIIDHYGDEFDGVPITYVHQREPKGLADAVLRAETEVDEDFLVFNADNVMTGNFDEVVERQRTDGVDATLLVDEVSRDEAADTGVFVTDDDGRLDAVVEKPSNPPSTRVLTGLFAFSPDIFHACHLVQPSERGEYELTDAIDLFLRADRRVETVAFDGRRVNVNTPEDRDRAERLVEE, encoded by the coding sequence ATGAAAGCAGTCATCCCGGCGGCCGGGCGTGGGACGCGGCTCCGGCCGCGCACCGAGGACCGACCGAAGCCGCTCGTCGCGGTCGGCGACCGTCCGTTGCTGTCCCACGGGCTCGACGCGCTGGCCGAGCTGGGCGTCACGGAGTTCGTGGTCGTCGTCGGCTACCGGAAGGAGGCGATCATCGACCACTACGGCGACGAGTTCGACGGCGTCCCGATCACGTACGTCCACCAGCGCGAGCCGAAGGGGCTGGCCGACGCCGTCCTGCGTGCCGAGACCGAGGTCGACGAGGACTTCCTGGTGTTCAACGCCGACAACGTGATGACGGGGAACTTCGACGAGGTGGTCGAGCGCCAGCGGACCGACGGCGTGGACGCGACGCTGCTCGTCGACGAGGTCTCCCGGGACGAGGCGGCCGATACCGGCGTGTTCGTCACCGACGACGACGGCCGCCTCGACGCGGTCGTCGAGAAGCCGTCGAACCCGCCGTCGACGCGGGTGCTGACCGGGCTGTTCGCCTTCTCGCCGGACATCTTCCACGCCTGTCACCTCGTCCAGCCCTCCGAGCGGGGCGAGTACGAGCTGACCGACGCGATCGACCTCTTCCTGCGCGCCGACCGGCGCGTCGAGACGGTCGCGTTCGACGGCCGGCGGGTCAACGTCAACACGCCCGAAGACCGCGACCGCGCCGAGCGGCTGGTCGAGGAGTAG
- a CDS encoding S49 family peptidase produces the protein MVDRADSTRTTTVLYVIVVVVAVLIGTVLAPVVWSATQSSGSDSGESTVSVVTLRAGTDAGPVNDLKEDLREARTNDSVEAVVLRIDSPGGAVASSEEFYLAVNRTAAQMPVVAYVEGTAASGGYFGIAPADHIFVKPSSTVGSIGVIVSAPLSTVEQAEAQSKTYLRTGPDKATTEKDQLREQMETLHNAFVDTIVKHRGENLSLSRSEVAHGDAYIGPTAVRNGFADEMGDLNSAIEFAATRADGIEGDQYNVDYNAPVSPSGGAIVLSKDVERVDGNVVYVDGAGEQDTQFQEPYQFHAVWGVPVTEDAQEVNDESE, from the coding sequence ATGGTGGACAGAGCCGACTCGACCAGGACGACCACGGTGCTGTACGTGATCGTCGTGGTCGTCGCCGTCCTGATTGGCACCGTACTCGCGCCGGTCGTCTGGAGCGCCACCCAGTCGTCCGGGAGCGATTCGGGGGAGTCGACCGTATCGGTCGTCACGCTGCGGGCCGGGACAGACGCCGGCCCGGTGAACGACCTCAAGGAAGACCTCCGAGAGGCGAGAACCAACGACTCCGTCGAGGCGGTCGTGTTGCGGATCGACAGCCCCGGCGGCGCCGTCGCGTCGAGCGAGGAGTTCTACCTGGCGGTCAACCGGACCGCCGCCCAGATGCCGGTCGTCGCCTACGTCGAGGGGACGGCCGCCTCGGGCGGCTACTTCGGGATCGCGCCCGCCGACCACATCTTCGTCAAACCCAGCTCGACCGTCGGCTCCATCGGCGTCATCGTCAGCGCGCCGCTGAGCACGGTCGAACAGGCCGAGGCCCAGAGCAAGACCTACCTCCGGACGGGTCCCGACAAGGCGACGACGGAGAAAGACCAGCTGCGCGAGCAGATGGAGACGCTCCACAACGCCTTCGTCGACACGATCGTGAAACACCGCGGCGAGAACCTGTCGCTGAGCCGTAGCGAGGTCGCACACGGCGACGCCTACATCGGCCCGACCGCGGTCCGGAACGGCTTCGCCGACGAGATGGGCGACCTCAACTCGGCCATCGAGTTCGCGGCGACGCGGGCCGACGGCATCGAGGGCGACCAGTACAACGTCGACTACAACGCGCCCGTCAGCCCCTCCGGCGGTGCGATCGTCCTCTCGAAGGACGTCGAGCGCGTCGACGGGAACGTCGTCTACGTGGACGGCGCCGGGGAACAGGACACGCAGTTCCAGGAACCGTACCAGTTCCACGCGGTCTGGGGCGTCCCGGTCACCGAGGACGCACAGGAGGTGAACGATGAGAGCGAGTGA
- a CDS encoding motility-associated ABC transporter substrate-binding family protein, with protein MRASEILKPLGVFVVVIAVILAGTALVGTLGGSGSAGPADGEEIEGQAPGQFAPENVLATSAPEDGEISLDSSGESKRILVDSGHSNRYSQSDLAPLVEALARAGHEVDFTPDVPGDGGGFGESSYNATLRAYDAVLIVQPTASFSDGEIAGLEAYADGGGRIAVLAEPPQLSVGSGLSAQISEVRFGAQELTQTFGLRMGTEGLYNIEDGGNDNNYESIIASPDGSSALTEGVSNVTFDSAGYVVRTGDAPEIRMRALSGTRTLERRQAGQYPVAAQNGNFVMVADTSFLKSSELYDLDNERFAGNLLEFLVSGDKDEDVPRGSGGNGGFGGDGGGENGGGGGGDTTPITPSP; from the coding sequence ATGAGAGCGAGTGAGATACTCAAGCCGCTCGGCGTCTTCGTCGTCGTGATCGCGGTCATCCTCGCCGGCACGGCCCTGGTCGGGACCCTCGGCGGGTCCGGCTCCGCGGGACCGGCCGACGGCGAGGAGATCGAGGGACAGGCCCCCGGCCAGTTCGCCCCGGAGAACGTGCTGGCGACCAGCGCGCCCGAGGACGGCGAGATATCGCTCGATAGCTCCGGCGAGAGCAAGCGGATCCTCGTCGACAGCGGCCACAGCAACCGGTACTCGCAGTCGGACCTGGCCCCGCTCGTCGAGGCGCTCGCGCGGGCGGGCCACGAGGTCGACTTCACCCCCGACGTGCCGGGCGACGGCGGCGGGTTCGGCGAGAGCAGCTACAACGCGACGCTGCGGGCGTACGACGCGGTGCTGATCGTCCAGCCGACCGCCTCGTTCTCCGACGGCGAGATCGCCGGGCTGGAGGCCTACGCCGACGGCGGGGGCCGGATCGCGGTGCTCGCCGAGCCGCCGCAGCTGTCCGTCGGCAGCGGCCTGAGCGCCCAGATCTCCGAGGTCCGGTTCGGCGCGCAGGAGCTGACCCAGACGTTCGGGCTCCGGATGGGTACCGAGGGCCTCTACAACATCGAGGACGGCGGCAACGACAACAACTACGAGAGCATCATCGCCAGCCCGGACGGGTCGAGCGCGCTGACGGAGGGCGTCTCCAACGTCACGTTCGACTCCGCCGGCTACGTCGTCCGGACCGGCGACGCCCCGGAGATCCGGATGCGCGCCCTCTCGGGCACGCGGACGCTCGAACGCCGGCAGGCCGGGCAGTACCCCGTCGCGGCCCAGAACGGCAACTTCGTGATGGTCGCGGACACCTCGTTCCTCAAGTCCTCCGAGCTGTACGACCTCGACAACGAGCGGTTCGCCGGCAACCTCCTGGAGTTCCTCGTCTCCGGCGACAAGGACGAGGACGTGCCCCGGGGGAGCGGCGGTAACGGCGGCTTCGGCGGTGACGGCGGCGGCGAAAACGGTGGCGGCGGAGGCGGCGATACCACGCCGATCACCCCGTCACCGTAA
- a CDS encoding FUN14 domain-containing protein, translating to MVDIGLQQIGLELGSGAVIGGLIGFTAKKVAKIIAILVGLELALFKFLESQGILIVDWDRLSAGLVNASSAATDAATGGQPPGIVVSLLSVIPVSAGFTGGFLVGFKKG from the coding sequence ATGGTAGACATCGGCTTGCAACAGATCGGGCTGGAACTCGGCTCGGGCGCCGTGATCGGGGGGCTGATCGGGTTCACCGCCAAGAAGGTCGCGAAGATCATCGCCATCCTCGTGGGCCTCGAACTGGCGCTGTTCAAATTTCTGGAGTCGCAGGGCATCCTGATCGTGGACTGGGACCGCCTCTCGGCGGGGCTCGTCAACGCGAGCAGCGCCGCGACCGACGCCGCGACGGGGGGACAGCCGCCGGGGATCGTCGTGAGCCTGCTGTCGGTCATCCCGGTCAGCGCCGGCTTCACCGGCGGGTTCCTCGTCGGCTTCAAGAAAGGGTAA
- the hflX gene encoding GTPase HflX: MTETGSERRAVVAKRVDSGRADTTEIRDLARAAGYEVVGEVTQTRKEDPATHIGEGKVATLARRVVETDATVVVFDNQLGPYQTYNIGNELPEGVKLVDRFRLILEIFGQRAQTRKAQLQVELAELRYELPRAEAKASLARRDERPGFMGLGEYDESREQDIKAQISRIRDELEQIEETEEHRRAQRRESGFDLVALAGYTNAGKSTLLRRLAEDVEVDENEDLHPDLDTTAESEDRLFTTLGTTTRRADMDRRDVLVTDTVGFISDLPHWLVESFKSTLDSVYRADLVLLVVDVSESTEEIREKLVTCHDTLAERNEAPIVTVLNKVDKVDAEEVQRKREALSALAPNPVAVSARTGESVDDLRERIHAELPDYERERLVLPMTDDTMSLVSWIHDNAQVDSVDYGDQVVIEFEARPAVVERSRSKAGDLVEASA, encoded by the coding sequence GTGACGGAGACAGGATCCGAACGGCGGGCTGTCGTCGCCAAGCGCGTCGACAGCGGACGGGCCGACACGACGGAGATCCGCGACCTCGCGCGCGCGGCCGGCTACGAGGTGGTCGGCGAGGTGACCCAGACCAGGAAGGAGGACCCGGCGACCCACATCGGCGAGGGGAAGGTCGCCACGCTGGCGCGCCGGGTCGTCGAGACGGATGCGACGGTCGTCGTCTTCGACAACCAGCTCGGCCCCTACCAGACGTACAACATCGGCAACGAACTCCCCGAGGGCGTCAAGCTGGTCGACCGGTTCCGGCTCATCCTCGAGATCTTCGGCCAGCGCGCCCAGACGCGCAAGGCCCAGCTGCAGGTCGAACTCGCGGAACTGCGCTACGAACTCCCGCGCGCGGAGGCCAAGGCCAGCCTCGCCCGGCGCGACGAGCGGCCGGGGTTCATGGGACTGGGCGAGTACGACGAGAGCCGCGAGCAGGACATCAAGGCCCAGATATCCCGCATCCGCGACGAACTGGAGCAGATCGAGGAGACCGAGGAACACCGTCGGGCCCAGCGCCGCGAGTCGGGGTTCGACCTGGTGGCGCTGGCCGGCTACACGAACGCCGGGAAGTCGACGCTGCTCCGGCGGCTCGCCGAGGACGTCGAAGTGGACGAGAACGAGGATCTGCACCCCGACCTGGACACGACCGCCGAGTCCGAGGACCGGCTGTTCACGACCCTGGGGACGACGACCCGGCGGGCGGACATGGACCGGCGGGACGTGCTCGTGACCGACACCGTCGGGTTCATCTCGGACCTGCCCCACTGGCTGGTCGAGTCGTTCAAGTCGACGCTGGACTCGGTCTACCGGGCGGACCTCGTACTGCTGGTCGTCGACGTGAGCGAGTCGACCGAGGAGATCCGCGAGAAGCTCGTCACGTGTCACGACACGCTCGCCGAGCGCAACGAGGCGCCGATCGTGACGGTGCTGAACAAGGTCGACAAGGTCGACGCGGAGGAAGTACAGCGCAAGCGGGAGGCGCTGTCGGCGCTGGCGCCCAATCCGGTCGCGGTGTCGGCGCGGACCGGCGAGAGCGTCGACGACCTCCGCGAGCGGATCCACGCGGAACTGCCCGACTACGAGCGCGAGCGGCTCGTCCTGCCGATGACCGACGACACGATGTCGCTCGTCTCGTGGATCCACGACAACGCCCAGGTCGACTCGGTCGACTACGGCGACCAGGTCGTCATCGAGTTCGAGGCCCGCCCCGCGGTCGTCGAGCGGTCGCGGTCGAAGGCGGGCGACCTCGTCGAGGCGTCGGCCTGA
- a CDS encoding acyl-CoA thioesterase has product MPRVSDTYLENRWRVQPNHANNYGTVHGGNVMKWMDELGAMSAMRFAGEPCVTASIDRMDFHRPVPTGEVVVIEAFVYDEGRSSVSVHLRAARENPRTGEQEMTTESQFVFVAIDEDGSPVPVPDLTVEGERCRELRERALAWRRDREE; this is encoded by the coding sequence ATGCCGAGGGTCAGCGACACCTACCTGGAGAACCGATGGCGCGTCCAGCCGAACCACGCCAACAACTACGGGACCGTCCACGGCGGCAACGTCATGAAGTGGATGGACGAACTCGGCGCGATGTCGGCGATGCGGTTCGCCGGCGAACCCTGCGTCACCGCCTCGATCGACCGCATGGACTTCCACCGCCCGGTCCCGACCGGCGAGGTGGTCGTCATCGAGGCGTTCGTCTACGACGAGGGCCGGTCCAGCGTCAGCGTCCACCTCCGGGCCGCCCGGGAGAACCCCCGGACGGGGGAGCAGGAGATGACCACCGAGTCGCAGTTCGTCTTCGTCGCCATCGACGAGGACGGCTCGCCCGTGCCGGTCCCGGATCTGACCGTCGAGGGCGAGCGCTGTCGGGAACTGCGCGAGCGGGCGCTGGCGTGGCGTCGGGACCGGGAGGAGTAG
- a CDS encoding zinc-dependent alcohol dehydrogenase family protein has protein sequence MRAAIYHGERDVRVEDVDRPEIESPGDALVRVTHTAICGSDLWPYRGRSDRDTPSRIGHEPMGIVEEVGDDVRSVQPGDRVFAPFVVSCGECEFCRRGLHTSCVNGDGWGGDNGGAQGEYVRAPHADGTLVRIPDRYADDEDALQAALPLTDVMGTGHHAAVSAGVEAGDTCVVVGDGAVGLCGVLAARRLGASRIVAVGHHADRLDLAEEFGATDTVLGGEGGVDDEAERVRELTHGGAEHVLECVGAAGAMGTAVGAARPGGTVGYVGVPHGMGDGLDLFPFFGDNVTLSGGVAPVRAYADELLADVLGGTLDPSPIFTKTVSLDDIAEGYRAMDEREAIKVLVKP, from the coding sequence ATGCGAGCAGCGATCTATCACGGCGAGCGGGACGTGCGCGTCGAGGACGTGGACCGACCGGAGATCGAGAGCCCCGGCGACGCGCTGGTCCGCGTGACCCACACGGCCATCTGCGGGTCGGACCTGTGGCCCTACCGGGGACGGAGCGACCGGGACACGCCCTCGCGGATCGGTCACGAGCCGATGGGGATCGTCGAGGAGGTCGGCGACGACGTGCGGAGCGTCCAGCCCGGGGACCGCGTGTTCGCGCCGTTCGTCGTCAGCTGCGGCGAGTGCGAGTTCTGCCGGCGGGGACTGCACACCTCCTGCGTGAACGGCGACGGCTGGGGCGGCGACAACGGCGGCGCTCAAGGCGAGTACGTCCGCGCGCCCCACGCCGACGGGACCCTGGTCCGGATCCCCGACCGCTACGCCGACGACGAGGACGCGTTGCAGGCCGCCCTGCCGCTGACCGACGTGATGGGCACTGGCCACCACGCCGCGGTCAGCGCCGGCGTCGAAGCCGGTGACACCTGCGTCGTCGTCGGTGACGGCGCCGTCGGCCTCTGCGGCGTCCTCGCTGCTCGCCGGCTGGGCGCCTCGCGGATCGTCGCCGTCGGCCACCACGCCGACCGCCTCGACCTCGCCGAGGAGTTCGGCGCGACCGACACCGTCCTCGGCGGCGAGGGCGGCGTCGACGACGAGGCCGAGCGCGTCCGGGAGTTGACCCACGGCGGCGCCGAGCACGTCCTGGAATGCGTCGGCGCGGCCGGCGCGATGGGGACGGCCGTCGGCGCCGCTCGCCCGGGCGGCACAGTCGGGTACGTTGGCGTCCCCCACGGCATGGGCGACGGGCTCGACCTGTTCCCCTTCTTCGGCGACAACGTGACCCTCTCGGGCGGCGTCGCGCCGGTCCGCGCCTACGCCGACGAGCTGCTCGCGGACGTGCTCGGCGGCACGCTCGACCCCTCCCCTATCTTCACCAAGACCGTCTCGCTGGACGACATCGCCGAGGGCTACCGCGCGATGGACGAGCGCGAGGCCATCAAGGTGCTCGTGAAACCCTGA
- the moaC gene encoding cyclic pyranopterin monophosphate synthase MoaC has product MVDVGDKPDTARRAVARGVIRLRPETVDAVRGNAVDKGDVLATARIGAIQAVKHTWETIPMCHQIPVTNVDTDFALGDDAIELTVAVETTGKTGCEMEALEGVTTGLNVVWDMVKAAEKGADGEYPETGIESVEVVEKTKRPLE; this is encoded by the coding sequence ATGGTCGACGTGGGCGACAAGCCCGACACCGCGCGGCGGGCCGTCGCCCGCGGGGTCATCCGCTTGCGCCCCGAGACGGTCGACGCCGTCCGCGGGAACGCGGTCGACAAGGGCGACGTGCTCGCGACCGCCCGGATCGGCGCGATCCAGGCGGTCAAACACACCTGGGAGACGATCCCGATGTGCCACCAGATCCCGGTCACGAACGTCGACACCGACTTCGCGCTCGGCGACGACGCCATTGAGCTTACCGTCGCCGTCGAGACGACCGGCAAGACCGGCTGCGAGATGGAGGCGCTGGAAGGGGTCACGACCGGGCTCAACGTCGTCTGGGACATGGTGAAGGCCGCCGAGAAGGGCGCCGACGGCGAGTACCCCGAGACCGGGATCGAGTCCGTCGAAGTCGTCGAGAAGACCAAGCGGCCGCTGGAGTGA
- a CDS encoding NAD(P)H-hydrate dehydratase, with amino-acid sequence MITGTEMAVVDENAAAMGVPRKQLMESSGHAVARAVREAADPGASVRVVAGRGNNGGDAFVAVRFLDDYDVTTSLLGRPETITTDIARENWRALAAGEYDTETVRDSTGFELDDPDVVVDAMLGTGIAGDLREPERTAAAAINDSDATVVSVDVPSGLNAETGDLADTAVEADRVVTFHDTKPGLAELDADVTVADIGIPAAAERFVERGDLMRLDDRDPDSHKGQNGEVLVVGGGPYAGAPALSAKAALRAGADLVRVACPMVVGRELQGFGEDLIVRPYQGKQLEPKQVGFLLQMARHHDTVVIGPGLGDEEETLEAVEGILSGYSGTAVVDADALSRVPEVDTDADLICTPHQGEFAEMGGRVTDDWEERTDYVEHFAADLGQTVLVKGKYDVISDGETTRVNRTGNAGMTVGGTGDVLAGITGALAATQEPVHAAAMAAYANGRAGDRVYERRNNGLTATDLHDEIPAVLWTDRGGEA; translated from the coding sequence ATGATTACGGGCACGGAGATGGCCGTGGTCGACGAGAACGCCGCGGCCATGGGGGTCCCGCGCAAGCAGTTGATGGAGTCCAGCGGGCACGCCGTCGCCCGCGCGGTCCGCGAGGCCGCCGACCCGGGCGCGAGCGTCCGCGTCGTCGCCGGCCGGGGGAACAACGGCGGCGACGCCTTCGTCGCGGTCCGCTTTCTCGACGACTACGACGTGACGACGAGCCTGCTCGGTCGCCCGGAGACGATCACGACCGACATCGCCCGCGAGAACTGGAGGGCCCTCGCGGCCGGCGAGTACGACACCGAGACGGTCCGCGACTCCACGGGTTTCGAACTTGACGATCCGGACGTGGTCGTCGACGCGATGCTCGGGACCGGTATCGCGGGCGACCTGCGCGAACCCGAGCGCACCGCCGCGGCGGCGATCAACGACAGCGACGCGACCGTCGTCTCGGTCGACGTGCCCTCCGGTCTGAACGCCGAGACGGGCGACCTCGCCGACACCGCGGTCGAGGCCGACCGCGTGGTCACGTTCCACGACACCAAGCCCGGCCTCGCCGAGCTGGACGCCGACGTGACCGTCGCGGACATCGGCATCCCCGCGGCCGCCGAGCGGTTCGTCGAGCGGGGCGACCTGATGCGGCTCGACGACCGCGACCCGGACAGCCACAAGGGACAGAACGGCGAGGTGCTCGTCGTCGGCGGCGGGCCCTACGCCGGCGCGCCGGCCCTGTCGGCGAAGGCCGCGCTCCGGGCCGGAGCGGACCTGGTCCGCGTGGCCTGTCCGATGGTGGTCGGCCGCGAGCTCCAGGGGTTCGGCGAGGACCTGATCGTCCGCCCCTACCAGGGCAAACAGCTCGAACCCAAGCAGGTCGGGTTCCTCCTCCAGATGGCCCGCCACCACGACACCGTGGTCATCGGTCCGGGCCTCGGCGACGAGGAGGAGACGCTCGAAGCGGTCGAGGGCATCCTCTCGGGGTACTCCGGGACGGCCGTCGTCGACGCCGACGCGCTCTCCCGCGTGCCGGAGGTCGACACGGACGCCGACCTGATCTGTACGCCCCACCAGGGCGAGTTCGCGGAGATGGGCGGACGCGTCACCGACGACTGGGAGGAACGGACCGACTACGTCGAGCACTTCGCCGCCGACCTGGGCCAGACGGTCCTCGTCAAGGGGAAGTACGACGTGATCTCCGACGGCGAGACCACGCGCGTCAACCGCACCGGCAACGCCGGCATGACCGTCGGCGGCACCGGCGACGTGCTCGCGGGGATCACCGGCGCGCTCGCGGCGACGCAGGAGCCGGTCCACGCCGCCGCGATGGCCGCCTACGCCAACGGCAGGGCGGGCGACCGCGTCTACGAGCGCCGCAACAACGGCCTCACCGCGACCGACCTGCACGACGAGATCCCCGCCGTCCTCTGGACCGACCGGGGTGGCGAGGCGTGA
- a CDS encoding acylphosphatase: MTDRTRAHVYVSGRVQGVFYRATTRDEARERGVDGWVRNLDDGRVEAVFEGPEPAVEAMVEWCHEGSDRARVEDVEAEYGEPEGLDGFEIRR; the protein is encoded by the coding sequence ATGACCGACCGAACGCGAGCACACGTGTACGTCTCCGGACGAGTGCAGGGCGTCTTCTACCGCGCGACGACTCGCGACGAGGCCCGCGAGCGGGGCGTCGACGGCTGGGTGAGGAACCTCGACGACGGCCGGGTCGAGGCGGTCTTCGAGGGCCCCGAGCCGGCGGTCGAGGCGATGGTCGAGTGGTGCCACGAGGGGAGCGACCGGGCGCGCGTCGAGGACGTGGAGGCGGAGTACGGCGAGCCCGAGGGACTCGACGGGTTCGAGATCCGGCGGTGA